A portion of the Oscillospiraceae bacterium genome contains these proteins:
- a CDS encoding ABC transporter permease, whose protein sequence is MLSFLKREKSKKLENQLNTLQKEGPAAWADLPEDELFTPAGFHAEQAEATASSNYSYWGSTFRAFFKNKAAVALLIALVAVVAFAFLQPYLPGQADPNLCAVDPVTGIQYRNIAPGQDSFIWGSNSIGQDLWARIWAGARTSLTIAFFVALIEAVVGITAGVLWGYVRGLDFLFTELYNIFDNIPTAIVLILISYVASPSIWTMILGMSIKGWIEMARFIRNQILIIRDRDYNVASRCIGTPTVRIVLRNLLPYLVSVIMLRMALTIPEAIGNEVFITYIGLGLSVETPSLGNLVNDGRKVMMQAGLRYQLLYPTLILSFVTIAFYLIGNAFSDAADPKNHLQ, encoded by the coding sequence ATGCTTTCGTTCCTGAAACGGGAAAAATCCAAAAAGCTGGAAAACCAGCTCAACACCCTGCAGAAGGAAGGCCCTGCTGCCTGGGCAGACCTGCCGGAGGACGAACTGTTCACCCCCGCCGGGTTCCACGCCGAGCAGGCCGAGGCCACGGCCAGCTCCAACTACAGCTACTGGGGCAGCACCTTCCGTGCTTTCTTCAAGAACAAGGCAGCCGTGGCCCTGCTCATCGCACTGGTGGCCGTGGTGGCCTTTGCCTTTCTCCAGCCTTATCTGCCGGGGCAGGCAGACCCCAACCTCTGCGCCGTGGACCCCGTCACCGGCATCCAGTACCGCAACATCGCTCCCGGGCAGGACAGCTTTATCTGGGGTTCCAATTCCATCGGGCAGGACCTGTGGGCCCGCATCTGGGCCGGTGCCCGCACCAGCCTGACCATTGCCTTTTTCGTGGCTCTCATCGAAGCCGTGGTGGGCATCACTGCCGGTGTGCTGTGGGGCTATGTGCGCGGGCTGGATTTTCTGTTCACGGAGCTGTACAACATCTTTGACAACATTCCCACCGCCATTGTGCTGATTCTCATCTCCTATGTGGCCTCCCCCAGCATCTGGACCATGATCCTGGGCATGTCCATCAAGGGCTGGATCGAGATGGCACGGTTCATCCGCAACCAGATCCTCATCATCCGTGACCGTGACTACAACGTTGCCTCCCGCTGCATCGGCACCCCCACGGTGCGCATTGTGCTGCGCAACCTGCTGCCGTATCTGGTGTCGGTGATCATGCTGCGCATGGCCCTCACCATTCCGGAAGCCATCGGCAACGAAGTGTTCATCACCTACATCGGCCTGGGCCTCTCGGTGGAGACGCCCTCGCTGGGCAATCTGGTCAACGACGGCCGCAAGGTGATGATGCAGGCCGGTCTGCGCTACCAGCTGCTCTACCCCACCCTGATTCTGAGCTTTGTCACCATTGCGTTCTATCTGATCGGCAATGCGTTCTCGGACGCCGCCGACCCGAAGAACCACCTGCAGTAA
- the tig gene encoding trigger factor, whose protein sequence is MEQTANTLPPVTLGQYKGLPVTRRVRPVTEAAVASELKSLARRHAPFCATSAPAARGMRVTLDFEGFLDGAPIPDSRMEQVTVTLGTAQLMPAAEQAVYGHCAGETFRFDFTYPDEFRVPELSGKTAQFEICLHTVEQKQEPTVDDALAQRLGFATLDALRESICAKKAASHEANADRLAEAALLDLAGANLTVELPAAVLDQNADHALQQLKDKLSRSRFSLELYCQANNTTPEQLRAGYRQDAARRMRAMLAVPAIAQAENITVSNEEVDAEYARLARLHGNPEEEIRRVLARDAVAAALTNQKVQRFLLDHAAVTSIVEKE, encoded by the coding sequence ATGGAACAAACCGCAAATACTCTGCCGCCGGTCACGCTGGGGCAGTACAAGGGCCTGCCGGTCACCCGCCGGGTGCGCCCGGTGACCGAAGCCGCCGTTGCTTCTGAACTGAAAAGCCTTGCCCGCCGTCATGCGCCTTTCTGCGCCACCAGCGCCCCCGCTGCCCGGGGGATGCGGGTCACGCTGGATTTTGAGGGCTTTCTGGACGGCGCGCCCATCCCGGACAGCCGCATGGAACAGGTGACCGTGACACTGGGCACCGCCCAGCTCATGCCTGCCGCCGAGCAGGCCGTGTACGGCCACTGCGCCGGAGAGACCTTCCGCTTTGATTTCACCTACCCGGACGAGTTCCGCGTGCCGGAGCTCTCCGGCAAAACGGCGCAGTTCGAGATCTGCCTGCACACGGTGGAGCAGAAGCAGGAACCCACCGTGGACGATGCCCTGGCCCAGCGGCTGGGCTTTGCCACGCTGGACGCCCTGCGGGAGAGCATCTGTGCCAAGAAAGCGGCTTCTCACGAGGCCAACGCTGACCGTCTGGCTGAGGCTGCCCTGCTGGACCTGGCCGGGGCCAACCTGACCGTGGAGCTACCTGCTGCCGTGCTGGACCAGAACGCCGACCACGCGCTGCAGCAGCTGAAGGATAAGCTTTCCCGGAGCCGCTTCTCGCTGGAGCTGTACTGCCAGGCCAACAACACCACGCCGGAACAGCTGCGGGCCGGCTATCGCCAGGACGCTGCACGCCGCATGCGCGCGATGCTGGCCGTGCCGGCCATTGCACAGGCCGAGAACATCACTGTGAGCAATGAGGAAGTGGACGCCGAATACGCCCGTCTGGCCCGGCTGCACGGCAACCCGGAGGAGGAGATCCGCCGGGTTCTGGCCCGTGATGCTGTGGCCGCCGCCCTTACCAACCAGAAGGTCCAGCGCTTTCTGCTGGACCATGCAGCTGTCACGTCGATCGTAGAAAAGGAGTGA
- a CDS encoding acyl--CoA ligase, producing MTTAPHEPIYASVAKPWLKYYDPKFFNQTPPECSAFEYVCRQNKTHLTETAITYYGRKITYADLIVNVKKTAAAFRAIGMKKGDIATVVSVMTPEVIYAFYAADMIGASLNLVDPRYSAEGIHDYITEVDSHLLICLNVVYDRCQQAAKRTNVERVLVVSPADSLPLHLAVGYKLSTPDKNRYSSNVIRWKDFIAAGEGKDTGAEPYDPDHTCVVVHTGGTTGSPKGVMLTDVDFNSIAQQFGAYEKLFRRGQKLMNIMPPFIAYGYACGVHLPLVLGLTVIIIPNLDPEKLGALIWKYKPEHMFGVPAHYQQMASSLLLKNKDLSFIRNYAAGGDAITVGAEQSVNDFLAAHGVEYGLAKGYGMTEVSSAATAASGLANKVGSVGIPLVNTLVSVFEPGTDTELPIGERGELCISGPAIMKGYYGKPAETAALLRHHSDGRVWAHTGDVGYMDEDGFVFLDSRIKRLIIRHDGFKVFPSMIENVISRHPAVQQCSVVGCTDKDHVQGRLPFVYVVLDPAADHKKRQIVRELQQICKEELPEYVQPVGYKFLDELPLTPIGKVDYRKLEEKITSRDY from the coding sequence ATGACGACTGCACCACACGAACCCATCTACGCATCCGTCGCAAAACCCTGGCTCAAATACTATGACCCTAAGTTCTTCAATCAGACGCCGCCCGAATGCAGCGCCTTCGAGTACGTCTGCCGCCAGAACAAAACGCACTTGACCGAGACCGCCATCACCTATTACGGCCGCAAGATCACTTATGCCGACCTCATCGTCAACGTCAAAAAGACGGCGGCGGCCTTCCGTGCCATCGGCATGAAAAAAGGCGACATCGCCACCGTGGTCAGCGTGATGACCCCGGAGGTCATCTACGCGTTCTATGCTGCCGACATGATCGGTGCCTCCCTGAATCTGGTGGATCCGCGCTACAGTGCTGAGGGCATCCACGATTACATCACCGAGGTGGACTCCCACCTGCTCATCTGCCTGAACGTGGTCTACGACCGCTGCCAGCAGGCTGCCAAGCGCACCAACGTGGAACGGGTGCTGGTGGTGTCCCCCGCCGACTCCCTGCCGCTGCATCTGGCCGTGGGCTACAAGCTGTCCACCCCCGACAAGAACCGCTATTCTTCCAACGTGATCCGCTGGAAGGATTTCATTGCCGCCGGTGAGGGCAAAGACACCGGTGCCGAGCCTTACGACCCGGACCACACCTGCGTGGTGGTGCACACCGGCGGCACCACCGGCTCGCCCAAGGGCGTCATGCTGACCGATGTGGACTTCAACTCCATCGCACAGCAGTTCGGTGCTTACGAAAAGCTGTTCCGCCGCGGCCAGAAGCTGATGAACATCATGCCCCCGTTCATTGCCTATGGCTACGCCTGCGGCGTGCACCTGCCGCTGGTGCTGGGCCTTACCGTGATCATCATCCCCAATCTGGACCCTGAAAAGCTGGGTGCCCTGATCTGGAAGTACAAGCCGGAGCACATGTTCGGCGTGCCGGCCCACTACCAGCAGATGGCCTCTTCGCTGCTGCTGAAGAACAAGGATTTGTCCTTCATCCGCAACTATGCTGCCGGCGGCGACGCCATCACGGTGGGTGCCGAGCAGAGCGTGAACGACTTCCTGGCCGCTCACGGCGTGGAGTACGGCCTGGCCAAGGGCTACGGCATGACCGAGGTTTCTTCTGCCGCCACCGCTGCTTCCGGCCTTGCCAACAAGGTGGGCAGTGTGGGCATCCCGCTGGTGAACACCCTTGTGTCGGTGTTTGAACCCGGTACCGACACCGAGCTTCCCATCGGCGAGCGCGGTGAGCTCTGCATCTCCGGCCCTGCCATCATGAAGGGCTATTACGGCAAGCCCGCCGAAACGGCTGCCCTGCTGCGCCACCACTCGGATGGCCGCGTCTGGGCACACACCGGCGACGTCGGCTATATGGATGAGGACGGCTTCGTGTTCCTGGACTCCCGCATCAAGCGGCTGATCATCCGCCACGATGGCTTCAAGGTGTTCCCCTCCATGATCGAGAACGTCATCAGCCGCCACCCCGCCGTGCAGCAGTGCTCGGTGGTGGGCTGCACCGACAAGGACCATGTGCAGGGCCGCCTGCCCTTTGTGTATGTCGTGCTGGACCCCGCTGCTGACCACAAAAAGCGTCAGATCGTGCGGGAGCTGCAGCAGATCTGCAAAGAAGAGCTGCCGGAGTACGTCCAGCCCGTGGGCTACAAGTTCCTTGATGAGCTGCCGCTGACCCCCATCGGTAAGGTGGACTACCGCAAGCTGGAGGAAAAGATCACCTCCCGCGACTACTGA
- a CDS encoding ABC transporter permease has product MVQYLAKRIGRSLLTLFIIVTLVFCLLRLMPVEGYFANYEKMTAAQIQAGLQSMGLLDPLPVQIGRFWKDALHGDLGVSHIYKVNVPVTEILAQKLPISIQMGVLAMLLSLVLGIPLGLVMGRCKNRWPDKLGTALIVLIQAVPAAVYFLYIQMYGTSVLGVGLLFDAANWRYWVLPVCSMSLANLAFYAMWLRRYMVDESNKDYVKLARAKGVSESNIALHHVFRNAMVPLVQYIPSAFLNTVVGSIYIESLYSIPGMGGLLVTCVQRHDNTMVQGIVLLYACVGIVGLILGDVLMVLIDPRINFGKKEGGR; this is encoded by the coding sequence ATGGTGCAATATCTCGCAAAGCGCATCGGGCGTTCTCTGCTGACGCTGTTCATCATTGTAACGCTGGTGTTCTGCCTGCTGCGGCTCATGCCGGTGGAAGGCTATTTTGCAAACTACGAAAAAATGACCGCGGCCCAGATCCAGGCGGGTCTGCAGTCCATGGGCCTGCTGGACCCGCTGCCGGTGCAGATCGGCCGCTTCTGGAAAGACGCCCTGCACGGTGACCTGGGCGTGAGCCACATCTACAAGGTCAATGTGCCGGTGACCGAGATCCTTGCCCAAAAGCTGCCCATCTCCATCCAGATGGGCGTGCTGGCTATGCTGCTGAGCCTTGTGCTGGGCATCCCGCTGGGGCTTGTCATGGGCCGGTGCAAGAACCGCTGGCCCGACAAACTGGGCACAGCCCTCATCGTGCTCATCCAGGCCGTGCCGGCTGCCGTGTACTTTTTGTACATCCAGATGTACGGCACCTCCGTTCTGGGGGTGGGCCTGCTGTTCGACGCCGCCAACTGGCGCTACTGGGTGCTGCCGGTGTGCAGCATGAGCCTGGCAAACCTGGCCTTCTACGCCATGTGGCTGCGCCGCTATATGGTGGACGAGAGCAACAAGGACTACGTCAAGCTGGCCCGTGCCAAGGGTGTGAGCGAAAGCAATATCGCGCTGCATCATGTGTTCCGCAACGCCATGGTGCCGCTGGTGCAGTACATTCCCTCGGCGTTCCTCAACACGGTGGTGGGCTCCATTTACATTGAGAGCCTGTACAGCATCCCCGGTATGGGCGGACTGCTGGTGACCTGCGTGCAGCGCCACGACAACACCATGGTGCAGGGCATCGTGCTGCTGTACGCCTGCGTGGGCATCGTGGGCCTGATCCTGGGCGATGTGCTCATGGTGCTCATTGATCCCCGCATCAACTTTGGCAAGAAAGAAGGTGGCCGCTGA
- a CDS encoding 4Fe-4S dicluster domain-containing protein, with amino-acid sequence MGFFTRAAMDALMKTTHPEINRRQCWNLHPHRKSCTACKDICPYGDQIFTRPNLVKDWDPCTDCGLCVSVCRSRCISPSPEQVERDTSAADTDNDTIWIGCEKSARKNSMVRACIASLSWEALAYLALNKKIVLDLTPCGECENDTCADQLRAELTRLVEFFGETMFEARFTLAYEPDEAPYHVKELTRREMFEQVGHGSKSGTKQLLRMLPGLRADEDGGADFRLLLHQRTRQLKAAMPDNPLHYGCYLPSFTDKCFACGKCEKACRAGALKQEDLPDGQTRMVVTPWKCSECGVCVAACSNKGLDGMKLRQLTTLGPVSLHKCTKTLCKNCGKPIAPDSAGGLCSVCRIKERTKQRQEEARARAQKLKEEREAKKAAEEAAKAAEQAAAPAAEPAVEAAAPAAPQSVAAMLTDEAAAAAGAETAAAVPKTD; translated from the coding sequence ATGGGCTTTTTTACAAGAGCTGCGATGGATGCACTGATGAAAACCACCCATCCGGAGATCAACCGCCGCCAGTGCTGGAACCTGCACCCGCACCGCAAATCCTGCACGGCCTGCAAGGATATCTGCCCCTACGGCGATCAGATCTTTACCCGTCCCAACCTTGTCAAGGACTGGGACCCCTGCACCGACTGCGGTCTGTGCGTCTCCGTATGCCGCAGCCGCTGCATCTCCCCCTCGCCGGAGCAGGTGGAGCGCGACACCTCTGCCGCCGACACCGACAACGATACCATCTGGATCGGCTGTGAGAAGTCGGCCCGCAAAAACTCCATGGTGCGCGCCTGCATCGCGTCCCTTTCCTGGGAGGCGCTGGCCTATCTGGCCCTGAACAAAAAGATCGTGCTGGACCTGACCCCCTGCGGCGAGTGCGAGAACGACACCTGCGCCGACCAGCTGCGGGCCGAGCTGACCCGCCTGGTGGAGTTCTTCGGGGAAACGATGTTCGAGGCCCGCTTCACGCTGGCCTATGAGCCGGACGAAGCCCCCTACCACGTCAAGGAGCTCACCCGCCGCGAGATGTTCGAGCAGGTGGGCCACGGCTCCAAGAGCGGCACCAAACAGCTGCTGCGCATGCTGCCCGGCCTGCGCGCCGACGAGGACGGCGGTGCAGACTTCCGCCTGCTGCTGCACCAGCGCACCAGGCAGCTCAAGGCCGCCATGCCGGACAATCCCCTGCACTACGGCTGCTATCTGCCCAGCTTCACCGACAAGTGCTTTGCCTGCGGCAAGTGCGAAAAAGCCTGCCGTGCAGGTGCCCTGAAGCAGGAGGACCTGCCGGACGGCCAGACCCGCATGGTGGTCACCCCGTGGAAGTGCAGTGAGTGCGGCGTGTGCGTGGCGGCCTGCTCCAACAAGGGGCTGGACGGCATGAAGCTGCGCCAGCTCACCACCCTTGGCCCGGTGAGCCTGCACAAGTGCACCAAGACCCTGTGCAAGAACTGCGGCAAGCCCATTGCTCCGGACAGCGCCGGGGGCCTGTGCTCGGTGTGCCGCATCAAGGAGCGCACCAAACAGCGGCAGGAAGAAGCCCGTGCCCGCGCACAGAAGCTCAAGGAAGAGCGGGAGGCCAAAAAGGCCGCGGAGGAAGCCGCCAAGGCGGCAGAGCAGGCAGCTGCCCCGGCTGCAGAACCTGCCGTGGAGGCCGCTGCTCCCGCCGCACCGCAGTCCGTGGCTGCCATGCTCACCGATGAGGCTGCCGCTGCTGCCGGTGCAGAAACTGCCGCCGCTGTGCCCAAAACCGATTGA
- a CDS encoding ABC transporter substrate-binding protein — MRHTITRRQFLKAGGAAVVSTAAAGLLSSCGGSSASGSSTGGSGSSTYTLLYSRQPATLNYLICSADPDLYHGTQCVDTLVEYDNRGKIREGLATTWEWDADTLTWTFHLRDENWVDCNGEVLGPVTAQDFVDALQYVLTPAYASSTASLVTPYVAGAEDYYNYLFYKASAENGTVTEDGTTYTLEADGSVTAAAADGTTTSYAPVDFDTVGVKAVDEHTLTYTLCFDFPGFVSLLSYAPYEPAYGPLLEELGDQFCTSAETACSCGAFYLAEYVPLESWVMKKNPENYDKDNVYIDTIRYIYNQEELISGPEMVRRGEIDQATISSDILDSWLSDDTTKDMVSMERPETGKSYFYIFNFLPYAHEFSNWNVTGVDAQYEPDNWAKAVNSTNFRKAFLYAINPSVTLAVAAPEGYDNYKLHTITPPSFCANSQGVDYTECGDLANLSDFFDEAKAKEYRDAAVEELTAAGATFPIKVQYPYNPAVVDWDKQCQVFKQQVEGVLNDGFDFINIIITQGPSDNFLNAVRRVGAYELMSYYWGADYSDPETEVYPFYQEAGDRGTCYAFLRTGVEDGIITGETAEYVMTYMDMVEKAKAITEDLDARYEAFANAEAYLIQNALVVPLGLPVPPYIATRLNLWEGQYAPTGLSSNRLKGVHILDHYVSMDEYDQNRDAR, encoded by the coding sequence ATGCGTCATACCATTACCCGCCGCCAGTTCCTGAAAGCCGGCGGCGCCGCTGTTGTTTCCACAGCGGCAGCCGGCCTGCTGAGCAGCTGCGGCGGCTCGTCCGCTTCCGGCAGCTCCACCGGCGGCTCCGGCAGCAGCACCTACACCCTGCTGTACTCCCGTCAGCCCGCCACCCTGAACTATCTGATCTGCTCCGCAGACCCGGACCTGTACCACGGCACCCAGTGCGTGGACACGCTGGTGGAGTACGACAACCGCGGCAAGATCCGCGAGGGTCTGGCCACCACCTGGGAGTGGGATGCGGATACCCTGACCTGGACCTTCCACCTGCGGGACGAGAACTGGGTGGACTGCAACGGTGAGGTGCTGGGCCCGGTCACCGCACAGGACTTCGTGGATGCGCTGCAGTATGTGCTCACCCCGGCCTATGCATCCTCCACGGCCAGCCTGGTCACCCCCTATGTGGCCGGTGCCGAGGATTACTACAACTATCTGTTCTACAAAGCCAGCGCCGAGAACGGCACCGTGACCGAGGACGGCACCACCTACACGCTGGAAGCCGACGGCTCGGTGACCGCCGCTGCCGCCGATGGCACCACCACGAGCTATGCTCCCGTGGATTTTGATACCGTGGGCGTCAAGGCCGTGGACGAGCACACCCTGACCTATACGCTGTGCTTCGACTTTCCCGGTTTTGTCAGCCTGCTGAGCTACGCTCCCTACGAGCCGGCCTACGGCCCCCTGCTGGAAGAGCTGGGCGACCAGTTCTGCACCAGCGCCGAGACCGCCTGCAGCTGCGGCGCGTTCTATCTGGCGGAGTATGTGCCGCTGGAAAGCTGGGTGATGAAGAAAAACCCCGAAAACTACGACAAGGACAATGTCTACATCGACACCATCCGCTACATCTACAACCAGGAAGAGCTCATCAGCGGCCCGGAAATGGTCCGGCGCGGCGAGATCGACCAGGCCACCATCAGCTCCGACATCCTCGACAGCTGGCTGTCCGACGACACCACCAAGGATATGGTGTCCATGGAGCGCCCGGAGACCGGCAAGAGCTACTTCTACATCTTCAACTTCCTGCCCTACGCCCACGAGTTCTCCAACTGGAACGTCACCGGCGTGGACGCCCAGTATGAGCCGGACAACTGGGCCAAGGCCGTCAACAGCACCAACTTCCGCAAGGCATTCCTGTACGCCATCAACCCGTCGGTCACGCTGGCCGTCGCTGCCCCGGAAGGCTACGACAACTACAAGCTGCACACCATCACCCCGCCGTCCTTCTGCGCCAACAGTCAGGGCGTGGACTACACCGAATGCGGCGATCTGGCCAACCTGTCCGACTTCTTTGACGAGGCAAAGGCCAAGGAATACCGCGACGCCGCTGTGGAAGAGCTGACTGCCGCCGGGGCCACCTTCCCCATCAAGGTGCAGTACCCCTACAACCCCGCCGTGGTGGACTGGGACAAGCAGTGTCAGGTGTTCAAGCAGCAGGTGGAGGGCGTTCTGAACGACGGCTTCGACTTTATCAACATCATCATCACCCAGGGCCCCTCCGACAACTTCCTGAACGCCGTGCGCCGTGTGGGTGCCTATGAGCTCATGTCCTACTACTGGGGTGCCGACTACTCCGACCCCGAAACCGAGGTGTACCCCTTCTATCAGGAAGCCGGCGACCGCGGCACCTGCTATGCGTTCCTGCGCACCGGCGTAGAGGACGGCATCATCACCGGTGAGACGGCCGAGTACGTCATGACCTACATGGACATGGTGGAAAAGGCCAAGGCCATCACCGAGGATCTGGATGCCCGGTATGAAGCCTTTGCCAATGCCGAGGCCTATCTGATCCAGAATGCCCTGGTGGTGCCGCTGGGCCTGCCCGTGCCGCCGTACATTGCCACCCGCCTGAACCTGTGGGAGGGTCAGTACGCCCCCACCGGCCTTTCGTCCAACCGCCTGAAGGGCGTGCACATCCTGGACCACTACGTCTCCATGGACGAGTACGACCAGAACCGGGACGCCCGGTAA
- a CDS encoding ATP-binding cassette domain-containing protein, with the protein MAEEKEVLLEVKDLNVTYGSGRKAFTAVQNANFQIYKGETFGLVGESGSGKTTIGRAILRILPTSGGEILYKGQKINGKIPRALDKQITREIQMIFQDPQSSLNERAKVSYIVGEGLQNVRPDLSAAQREEKVRQALLDVGLLPEFASRFPHEFSGGQRQRIGIARALIVEPEFIVADEPISALDMSIRAQVLNLLRRLQKERGITYLFIAHDLSVMRYISDRIAVIHKGSIVELADAEELVAHAIHPYTRSLLSAIPMPDPRRERNKKLLVYDPAMHDYSTEAPQWRELRPRHWVLCSAAEAAQWLPQA; encoded by the coding sequence ATGGCCGAGGAAAAAGAAGTCCTTCTGGAAGTGAAGGACCTGAATGTGACCTACGGCTCCGGCCGCAAGGCCTTTACCGCCGTACAGAACGCCAATTTCCAGATCTACAAGGGCGAGACCTTTGGTCTGGTGGGCGAGTCCGGCTCCGGCAAGACCACCATCGGCCGGGCCATCCTGCGCATTCTGCCCACCTCTGGCGGTGAGATCCTGTACAAGGGCCAGAAGATCAACGGCAAAATCCCGCGTGCGCTGGACAAGCAAATCACCCGTGAGATCCAGATGATCTTTCAGGACCCGCAGTCCTCGCTGAACGAGCGCGCCAAGGTAAGCTACATCGTGGGCGAGGGCCTGCAGAACGTGCGGCCCGACCTCTCCGCCGCCCAGCGGGAAGAAAAAGTGCGGCAGGCTCTGCTGGACGTGGGCCTGCTGCCGGAGTTTGCTTCCCGCTTTCCCCACGAATTTTCCGGCGGCCAGCGGCAGCGCATCGGCATTGCCCGTGCGCTGATCGTGGAGCCGGAATTCATCGTGGCCGATGAGCCCATCAGCGCTCTGGACATGTCCATCCGCGCCCAGGTGCTCAACCTGCTGCGCCGCCTGCAGAAGGAGCGCGGCATCACCTACCTGTTCATCGCCCATGATCTCTCGGTGATGCGCTACATTTCGGACCGCATTGCAGTCATCCACAAGGGCAGCATCGTGGAACTGGCCGACGCGGAGGAGCTGGTGGCCCACGCCATCCATCCCTACACCCGCAGCCTGCTGTCCGCCATCCCCATGCCGGACCCCCGCCGGGAGCGCAATAAAAAGCTGTTGGTGTACGACCCCGCCATGCACGATTATTCCACCGAAGCGCCCCAGTGGCGGGAGCTGCGCCCGAGGCACTGGGTTCTTTGCAGCGCCGCCGAGGCCGCGCAGTGGCTGCCGCAGGCCTGA
- a CDS encoding ABC transporter ATP-binding protein translates to MNENDCILSVQGLDIRFNLRGRVLHAIRGIDLDLYRGEVLAVVGESGSGKSVFTKSFMGLLDTNGSITGGTIDYCPTPGAEPVRLSGLKTGKDWLRIRGREIAMIMQDPMTSLNPLKTIGDQILEAVTLHQGLKGTEARARTLEYLRDVGISDPEVRFKQYPHEFSGGMRQRVVIAIAVACSPKILICDEPTTALDVTIQAQILQLLKELRAKYHLTIVMITHDLGVVANIADRVAVMYAGDIVEIGTADEIYYDPRHPYTWALLSSMPQMGIKGEDLFNIVGTPPNLFAEIRGDAFAPRNPQALKIDYVKRPPYFEVSPTHKAKTWLLDPRAPHIEPPAAVKKLQKEGL, encoded by the coding sequence ATGAACGAAAACGACTGCATCCTCTCGGTGCAGGGGCTGGATATCCGGTTCAACCTGCGCGGCCGGGTGCTGCACGCCATCCGCGGCATCGACCTGGACCTGTACCGGGGTGAAGTGCTGGCCGTCGTGGGCGAGTCCGGCTCCGGCAAGAGCGTGTTCACCAAGAGTTTCATGGGCCTGTTGGACACCAATGGCTCCATCACCGGCGGCACCATCGACTACTGCCCTACCCCCGGCGCAGAGCCGGTGCGTCTGTCCGGCCTGAAAACCGGGAAGGACTGGCTGCGCATCCGGGGCCGCGAAATTGCCATGATCATGCAGGACCCCATGACCAGCCTGAACCCGCTGAAAACCATCGGCGACCAGATTTTGGAGGCCGTGACCCTGCATCAGGGCCTGAAGGGCACCGAGGCCAGGGCCAGAACACTGGAATACCTGCGGGACGTGGGCATCTCTGACCCGGAAGTGCGTTTTAAGCAGTACCCCCACGAGTTCTCCGGCGGCATGCGTCAGCGCGTGGTGATCGCCATTGCGGTGGCCTGCAGCCCGAAGATCCTGATCTGTGACGAGCCCACCACCGCGCTGGATGTGACCATTCAGGCTCAGATTTTGCAGCTGCTCAAGGAGCTGCGGGCCAAGTACCACCTGACCATCGTCATGATCACCCACGACCTGGGCGTCGTGGCCAACATTGCCGACCGGGTGGCCGTGATGTACGCCGGCGACATCGTAGAGATCGGCACCGCCGACGAGATCTACTATGACCCCCGCCACCCCTACACCTGGGCTCTGCTGTCCAGCATGCCCCAGATGGGCATAAAAGGCGAGGACCTGTTCAACATCGTGGGCACCCCGCCCAACCTCTTTGCCGAGATCCGCGGCGACGCCTTTGCGCCCCGCAACCCGCAGGCACTGAAGATCGACTATGTCAAGCGCCCGCCGTACTTTGAAGTTTCGCCCACCCACAAGGCCAAGACCTGGCTGCTGGACCCCCGGGCACCCCACATCGAGCCGCCTGCTGCGGTGAAAAAACTGCAAAAGGAGGGCTTGTAA